In Deltaproteobacteria bacterium GWC2_55_46, a single window of DNA contains:
- a CDS encoding DNA gyrase subunit A — protein sequence MAQEQIPVYIEDEMKKSYLDYAMSVIVGRALPDVRDGLKPVHRRILFAMHEMGVEWNKPHKKSARVVGDVIGKYHPHGDMAVYDAITRMVQDFSLRYPLIDGQGNFGSIDGDPPAAMRYTEVRMAKLASELLKDIGRETVDFQPNYDESMKEPVVLPAAFPSLLVNGSSGIAVGMATNMPPHNLSEIIDALIYIINKPDASAKDLLNLVPGPDFPTGGFINGRKGIRDAYETGRGVLQLRAKASIEKNPRTGRQSIVITEIPYMVNKAKLIESIAGLVREKKVEGISDVRDESDREGMRVVVELKRDEIAEVILNNLYLHTQMKTSFGIINLAIVNGQPRVLPLAQLLKEFVRFRKEVVARRTAFDLRKARERAHILEGLKIAIDSLDAVIKLIRASKGPQEAKAGLVKSFDLSEIQAQAILEMRLQRLTALERDKIIAEYKEVLKLIKSLEEILASEKLLMGVVVDELKEIKERFGDARRTQIVDEAGEITLEDIIAEEDMVVTITSGGYIKRNPTSLFKIQRRGGKGKMGMTTKEEDFVSNLFIASTHSYILFFTDKGKAYSLKVYDLPQAGRAAKGKAIVNILNIADEKITAFLPVRAFKEGSFITMCTAHGVIKKSDLMSFSHIRSGGLIAVSLDEGDSLISARLTDGKTDLFLGTRMGQAIRFHEDEVREMGRQARGVKGIKLDEGDRVVSMEMIEENATVLTVTEHGFGKRTEFAEYRGQGRGGSGLINIKITDKNGPVAGIVKVVDTDELMISTSAGKIIRIAMKDVHVIGRNTQGVKLMDIEKDEHITGIAPIAEKEDDGEAEEE from the coding sequence ATGGCACAGGAACAGATACCGGTCTATATAGAAGATGAGATGAAAAAGTCCTACCTGGACTACGCCATGTCGGTAATCGTCGGCAGGGCGTTGCCGGACGTGAGGGACGGCCTCAAGCCGGTGCACAGGAGGATACTCTTCGCCATGCACGAGATGGGGGTAGAGTGGAACAAGCCCCATAAGAAGTCTGCCCGCGTGGTCGGAGACGTCATAGGTAAGTACCATCCCCACGGCGACATGGCGGTCTATGACGCCATAACAAGGATGGTCCAGGACTTCTCCTTGAGGTATCCGCTCATCGACGGACAGGGCAACTTCGGCTCGATAGACGGCGACCCTCCGGCGGCCATGAGGTACACGGAAGTCAGGATGGCGAAGCTGGCGAGCGAGCTCCTGAAAGACATAGGGAGGGAGACCGTCGACTTCCAGCCGAACTACGACGAGTCCATGAAAGAGCCGGTCGTCCTGCCCGCAGCCTTCCCCAGCCTCCTTGTGAACGGCTCATCAGGCATAGCCGTGGGCATGGCGACCAACATGCCCCCCCATAACCTCTCGGAAATAATAGACGCGCTCATCTATATAATAAACAAGCCGGACGCCTCGGCCAAGGACCTGCTTAATCTGGTGCCTGGCCCGGATTTTCCGACCGGCGGCTTCATAAACGGGCGCAAGGGCATAAGGGACGCCTATGAGACCGGCAGGGGGGTACTGCAGCTACGCGCAAAGGCCTCCATCGAGAAGAACCCCAGGACAGGGCGGCAGTCTATCGTCATAACAGAGATACCCTACATGGTCAACAAGGCCAAGCTCATAGAGAGCATAGCCGGGCTTGTGCGCGAGAAGAAGGTGGAGGGCATCTCTGACGTAAGGGACGAGTCCGACCGCGAGGGCATGAGGGTGGTCGTGGAGCTAAAGAGGGACGAGATAGCAGAGGTAATCTTGAATAACCTCTACCTCCATACCCAGATGAAGACCTCCTTCGGCATCATAAACCTCGCTATCGTAAACGGCCAGCCAAGGGTACTGCCACTGGCGCAGCTCCTGAAGGAGTTCGTGAGGTTCAGGAAAGAGGTCGTAGCCAGGAGGACCGCCTTTGATCTCAGGAAGGCCCGCGAGCGGGCACATATCTTGGAAGGCTTGAAGATCGCCATCGACAGCCTGGACGCTGTAATAAAGTTGATACGCGCCTCCAAGGGCCCTCAGGAAGCCAAGGCAGGGCTCGTAAAGAGCTTCGACCTCTCGGAGATACAGGCCCAGGCGATCCTCGAGATGAGGCTCCAGAGGCTCACCGCCCTCGAAAGGGACAAGATAATAGCTGAGTACAAGGAAGTGCTGAAGCTCATCAAATCGCTCGAAGAGATACTCGCGAGCGAAAAGCTCCTCATGGGGGTGGTCGTAGACGAGCTAAAGGAGATAAAGGAGAGGTTCGGCGACGCCAGGAGGACCCAGATAGTCGACGAGGCCGGGGAGATAACGCTCGAGGACATCATAGCCGAAGAGGACATGGTCGTCACCATCACCAGCGGCGGCTATATAAAGAGGAACCCTACGAGCCTCTTCAAGATCCAGCGTAGAGGCGGCAAGGGGAAGATGGGCATGACCACCAAGGAGGAGGACTTCGTATCCAACCTCTTCATCGCCTCCACCCACAGCTATATACTCTTCTTCACCGACAAGGGCAAGGCCTACTCGCTCAAGGTCTACGACCTGCCGCAGGCCGGAAGGGCGGCAAAGGGCAAGGCCATAGTGAATATCCTCAATATAGCGGATGAGAAGATAACGGCTTTCCTCCCTGTGCGCGCGTTCAAGGAGGGGAGCTTCATCACCATGTGCACGGCCCATGGTGTGATAAAGAAGTCCGACCTCATGAGCTTCTCGCATATCCGCTCCGGCGGCCTCATAGCCGTAAGCCTCGACGAGGGCGACAGCCTCATATCGGCCCGCCTCACCGACGGCAAGACGGACCTCTTTCTCGGCACGCGCATGGGGCAGGCCATAAGGTTCCACGAGGACGAGGTCAGGGAGATGGGGCGCCAGGCCAGGGGTGTTAAGGGCATCAAGCTCGACGAAGGCGACAGGGTAGTCTCCATGGAGATGATCGAGGAGAACGCGACGGTACTGACCGTCACCGAGCACGGCTTCGGCAAGAGGACCGAGTTCGCCGAGTACAGGGGGCAGGGCAGGGGCGGCAGCGGCCTCATAAACATCAAGATAACCGACAAGAACGGGCCTGTGGCCGGGATAGTCAAGGTCGTCGATACCGACGAGCTGATGATATCCACGAGCGCTGGCAAGATCATAAGGATAGCCATGAAGGACGTCCATGTGATAGGCAGGAACACGCAGGGCGTTAAGCTCATGGACATAGAAAAGGACGAGCACATAACCGGAATAGCCCCGATAGCCGAAAAAGAGGACGATGGGGAAGCTGAAGAGGAGTGA
- a CDS encoding pyruvate, phosphate dikinase — translation MAKKCVYFFGGGKAEGRGDMKDLLGGKGAGLAEMTNIGLPVPAGFTITTEVCDFYYKSGEKYPQGFHIELEKNLRRLEKLAGKKLGDPTDPLLVSVRSGAARSMPGMMETILNLGLNDASVEGLARKTSNRRFALDAYRRFITMYGSTAMGVPRHRFDDEFDDIKERKTRLRLHIPRSRKVTDTDVTEHELEELIPRFKKVYQEHTKKPFPQDPVEQLQGAINAVIGSWMAEKAVTYRRVEKITGLLGTAVNIVQMVFGNMGDDSGTGVCFTRDPNTGEDLFYGDLLMNAQGEDVVAGIRTPIHLNDLQRLLPGVYKELLNVRKKLERHYKDMQDIEFTIEEGKLYILQTRNGKRSPMAAFSIAVDMVKEKLITKKDAILRISDRDIEGLFYPVIDPKIPIETLQQNLFATGIAAVPGAATGSIVFTAKDAENWTEQGKTVILVRKETSPEDVGGMHAAKGILTATGGKTSHASVVARGWGKCCIVGCEDLNIDYSSKTVTVGKTTLKEGDSITLNGSTGEVFKASLNLIKPAFPEAYHMLMRWADEARKLKVRTNVDTPYDAENAIRLGAEGIGLCRTEHMFFDTEERRIAIQRMIISEDQKTRKKSLYDLLPFQRKDFAGIFRAMDGKPVTVRLIDPPLHEFVPHTESEQKQLAHKLGLPFHQVKRRIERLHESNPMLGHRGSRLLITYREILDMQVRAIMEAACDCQRKGIKVSPEIMLPLIIDAKELQILADRAKVIASDVMKEQKTTVKYLIGTMIEVPRAALLADQIAQVADFFSFGTNDLTQMTLGMSRDDAGRFLPDYIDEKKTGILKNDPFQSLDQAGVGFLMRLAIAKGRAKKEDLKVGICGEHGGDPSSVEFCHLNYFDYVSCSPFRVPIARLAAAQAQIRSPRAAGQRKIVLKLNGK, via the coding sequence ATGGCCAAAAAGTGTGTCTACTTCTTCGGCGGCGGCAAGGCCGAAGGCAGGGGGGATATGAAGGACCTCCTTGGAGGCAAGGGCGCGGGGCTTGCCGAGATGACGAACATCGGGCTCCCGGTGCCTGCCGGCTTCACCATCACTACCGAGGTCTGCGACTTTTATTATAAGAGCGGCGAGAAGTACCCCCAGGGCTTCCATATAGAGCTGGAAAAGAACCTCAGGAGGCTCGAGAAGCTCGCCGGCAAAAAGCTCGGCGACCCCACAGACCCTCTTCTCGTCTCGGTCCGCTCCGGCGCGGCAAGGTCGATGCCGGGCATGATGGAGACGATACTCAACCTGGGGCTCAACGACGCCTCCGTCGAGGGGCTCGCCAGAAAGACAAGCAACAGGAGGTTCGCCCTCGACGCATACAGGCGCTTCATAACCATGTACGGCTCGACCGCCATGGGCGTGCCGCGCCACAGGTTCGATGACGAGTTCGACGACATAAAGGAGAGAAAGACCAGGCTCCGCCTCCATATACCGAGGTCGCGCAAGGTAACAGATACCGACGTAACAGAGCACGAGCTCGAAGAGCTGATACCGAGGTTCAAGAAGGTATACCAGGAGCATACGAAAAAGCCCTTCCCGCAGGACCCCGTTGAGCAGCTCCAGGGCGCCATCAACGCCGTCATAGGCTCATGGATGGCCGAGAAGGCGGTGACATACAGGAGGGTCGAGAAGATCACAGGCCTCCTCGGGACTGCCGTCAATATCGTCCAGATGGTCTTCGGCAACATGGGCGACGACTCTGGCACAGGGGTCTGCTTCACAAGGGACCCGAATACCGGGGAGGACCTCTTTTACGGCGACCTGCTGATGAACGCGCAGGGAGAGGACGTCGTGGCGGGCATCAGGACCCCCATCCACTTAAATGACCTCCAGCGCCTCCTGCCCGGGGTATATAAAGAGCTCCTCAATGTCCGCAAGAAGCTTGAGAGGCACTACAAGGACATGCAGGACATAGAGTTCACCATAGAAGAAGGCAAGCTCTATATCCTTCAGACAAGGAACGGGAAGCGCTCCCCCATGGCCGCCTTCAGCATAGCCGTGGACATGGTCAAAGAGAAGCTCATAACGAAGAAGGACGCTATCTTAAGGATATCGGACAGGGACATAGAAGGGCTTTTCTACCCCGTAATAGACCCCAAGATACCGATCGAGACGCTCCAGCAGAACCTTTTCGCCACAGGCATAGCCGCTGTCCCCGGGGCCGCGACCGGCTCTATCGTATTTACAGCCAAGGACGCCGAGAACTGGACTGAACAGGGCAAGACCGTAATACTGGTGCGCAAGGAAACGAGCCCCGAGGACGTCGGCGGCATGCACGCCGCCAAGGGCATACTCACCGCCACCGGCGGCAAGACCTCCCACGCCTCGGTCGTTGCCAGGGGCTGGGGCAAGTGCTGCATAGTCGGCTGCGAGGACCTCAATATCGATTACTCCTCCAAGACCGTGACGGTCGGGAAGACCACCTTGAAAGAGGGCGACTCCATCACCCTCAACGGCTCTACTGGAGAGGTCTTCAAGGCCTCGCTCAATCTCATAAAGCCAGCATTCCCGGAGGCCTACCATATGCTCATGAGGTGGGCCGACGAGGCAAGAAAGCTCAAGGTCCGCACAAACGTCGACACCCCCTATGACGCGGAGAACGCTATAAGGCTGGGGGCTGAGGGCATAGGCCTTTGCAGGACCGAGCACATGTTCTTCGATACCGAAGAGCGCCGGATCGCCATACAGAGGATGATCATATCCGAAGACCAGAAGACCAGGAAAAAGTCGCTCTACGACCTCCTGCCCTTCCAGAGAAAGGACTTCGCGGGCATCTTCAGGGCGATGGACGGCAAGCCCGTGACCGTAAGGCTCATAGACCCGCCTCTCCATGAGTTCGTCCCCCATACCGAGAGCGAGCAGAAGCAGCTGGCGCACAAGCTCGGCCTACCCTTCCACCAGGTAAAGAGGAGGATCGAGAGGCTGCACGAGTCGAACCCCATGCTCGGGCACAGGGGCTCAAGACTCCTTATCACCTACCGTGAGATACTCGACATGCAGGTGCGCGCGATAATGGAAGCGGCCTGCGACTGCCAGAGGAAGGGGATAAAGGTATCCCCCGAGATAATGCTTCCCCTTATAATCGACGCCAAGGAGCTTCAGATACTGGCGGACAGGGCGAAGGTAATCGCCTCGGACGTCATGAAAGAGCAGAAGACCACGGTCAAATACCTCATCGGCACGATGATAGAGGTGCCGAGGGCCGCGCTCCTCGCCGACCAGATAGCGCAGGTAGCGGATTTCTTCTCCTTCGGCACAAACGACCTCACGCAGATGACGCTGGGCATGTCGAGGGACGACGCCGGGAGGTTCCTCCCCGACTACATCGACGAGAAGAAGACCGGGATATTAAAGAACGACCCGTTCCAGTCGCTCGACCAGGCCGGGGTCGGCTTCCTCATGAGGCTCGCCATAGCCAAGGGCAGGGCCAAAAAAGAAGATCTCAAGGTGGGCATATGCGGCGAACACGGCGGAGACCCTTCCTCCGTCGAGTTCTGCCATCTCAATTACTTCGATTACGTATCCTGCTCGCCCTTCAGGGTGCCGATCGCCAGGCTGGCGGCGGCCCAGGCCCAGATAAGGTCCCCCAGGGCGGCCGGCCAGAGGAAAATAGTCCTTAAGCTCAACGGGAAATAA
- a CDS encoding chromosome segregation protein SMC yields the protein MKIKKLSIHGFKSFVDKVTLNFPAGTSGIIGPNGCGKSNIVDSIRWVLGEQNARHLRGKHMEDIIFTGSDGRKPLGMAEVVLTFSNEHGLAPASFANFSEIEISRRLYRSGESEYYINKVQSRLRDIVDLFTDTGIGTRAYSIIEQGQVGWLISAKPEERRTVFEEAAGINKFKHKKETALRRLESTRDNLTRVSDIISEVKRQLNSLNRQAKKAERYKVLRDELKSLELLLSSLEYTRMKQELSTLAKRIEAVKDEEISLSTMATAKEELSEELKVEYLGVEGEYKAVRERIFELERRIQDEERKSALANMRIDELKRTEERLLAEIDELTKTREAASAGLEGLVSSLSALGSEIEASSALLSENSAALDAISRDLRGKEEAQSGLKADSLKISTRFSDIRHSIQNCLREEDDSRGCEARARTELENISAALASKEEPIQALQERITGAQEQKEALDAELGFVRERLASLDAERGAKNDELLVARKEYARASAMLATLEEMERNFESIKGGAKAIMQRSEKAGVYGLIADCMETNPGYEKAVEAVLADKLQYVLVESSKEGIEAIEYLKAKGAGRGSFVPVNDARPVASPVLADSGAFQGSRPLSSEIKIKEGYEPIVSCLLGDVFLADNIEAAFTAWKDSGGFRTFVTPDGETIDAQGVITGGSALSDSGILQRRGEIKKVRSEASRLEGSIASMEGGLKTVEETIQSTKAHLDSLREKLHRAEIEKVNLSSELKRGEDDLERLRRNRETFTAECAQAAARLAGIADKKAALSVEREGLEKALAEKEEAIALLSNEISALAGRKDELSNIVTEVRVKLASSRERLEALKREIAEKERSVEETGRKIETRGADIEKGRAEIAEKESGLAELKDALNGLLSGIDGIRKEETQKAETLESINSQIKAAEHELKELKGRYSELQELKGDLTIETKEMELAISNLNDRLTEKYSTSVEEYAPAEGEAAPQIEALEEQRTDLREKITSLGDVSLSALEEYNELETRHQFLLDQQADLTKSVESLHTAIQRINRTTREKFRSTFDEINAKFQETFPRFFNGGRAELRLTEEGDILEAGVEIAAQPPGKRLQNITLLSGGEKALTATALIFAIFLIKPSPFCILDEVDAPLDDANIDRFNLFVKDMSKISQFLLITHNKKTMEMADTLYGITMQEPGVSKVLSLRL from the coding sequence ATGAAGATAAAAAAGCTCTCTATTCACGGCTTCAAGTCCTTTGTCGACAAGGTCACCCTCAATTTTCCTGCCGGCACCTCAGGCATAATCGGCCCCAACGGCTGTGGAAAAAGTAATATAGTCGACTCCATCCGGTGGGTCCTCGGCGAGCAAAACGCCAGGCACCTGCGCGGCAAGCATATGGAGGATATCATCTTCACCGGCTCCGATGGGCGCAAGCCCCTTGGCATGGCCGAGGTCGTCCTGACCTTCTCAAACGAGCACGGCCTCGCGCCGGCAAGCTTCGCCAACTTCTCCGAGATAGAGATATCCCGCCGCCTCTACAGGTCCGGCGAGAGCGAATACTACATAAACAAGGTCCAATCGAGGCTCCGCGACATAGTCGACCTCTTCACGGACACCGGCATCGGCACCAGGGCCTACTCCATAATCGAGCAGGGGCAGGTCGGCTGGCTGATCTCCGCCAAGCCTGAGGAGAGGAGGACGGTCTTCGAGGAGGCCGCCGGCATAAACAAGTTCAAACACAAGAAAGAGACGGCCCTCAGGAGGCTTGAGTCCACCAGGGATAACCTTACAAGGGTAAGCGACATCATAAGCGAGGTGAAAAGGCAGCTCAACTCGCTTAACAGGCAGGCGAAGAAGGCCGAACGGTACAAGGTCTTGAGGGACGAGCTTAAATCCCTGGAACTGCTCTTGTCGTCTCTCGAATACACCAGGATGAAGCAGGAGCTATCAACGCTGGCCAAGAGGATCGAGGCGGTAAAAGACGAAGAGATATCCCTTAGCACCATGGCTACCGCAAAGGAAGAGCTCTCGGAAGAGCTAAAGGTCGAGTACCTCGGGGTCGAGGGGGAGTACAAGGCTGTAAGGGAAAGGATATTCGAGCTCGAACGCCGCATACAGGACGAGGAGCGCAAAAGCGCCCTCGCCAACATGCGCATAGATGAGCTTAAAAGGACGGAAGAGCGGCTTCTGGCGGAAATAGACGAGCTCACAAAGACAAGGGAGGCGGCCTCAGCAGGTCTGGAAGGGCTCGTCTCCTCGCTTTCAGCGCTGGGCTCCGAGATAGAGGCATCTTCCGCGCTCCTGAGCGAAAACTCCGCGGCCCTGGACGCTATTTCAAGGGACTTGAGAGGCAAAGAGGAGGCGCAAAGCGGCCTCAAGGCCGACTCCCTCAAGATATCCACAAGGTTCTCCGACATAAGGCACTCTATACAGAACTGCCTGCGCGAAGAAGACGATTCCAGGGGGTGTGAGGCGCGCGCGAGGACAGAGCTGGAGAATATCTCCGCCGCACTCGCCTCAAAAGAAGAGCCTATACAGGCGCTCCAAGAGCGCATCACTGGCGCCCAGGAGCAAAAAGAGGCGCTCGACGCCGAACTGGGCTTTGTAAGGGAGAGACTTGCCTCCCTCGACGCCGAGCGTGGCGCGAAGAACGACGAGCTGCTCGTCGCGAGAAAAGAGTACGCCAGGGCCTCTGCCATGCTCGCCACCCTCGAGGAGATGGAGAGGAACTTCGAGAGCATAAAGGGCGGCGCCAAGGCCATAATGCAGCGCTCGGAGAAGGCCGGGGTATACGGCCTCATAGCCGACTGCATGGAGACCAACCCGGGATACGAAAAAGCGGTCGAGGCTGTCCTTGCCGACAAGCTCCAGTATGTCCTTGTCGAAAGCTCAAAGGAAGGCATCGAGGCGATAGAGTACCTTAAGGCCAAGGGCGCCGGCAGGGGGAGCTTTGTACCGGTCAACGACGCGCGGCCTGTGGCGAGCCCCGTCCTGGCGGATTCCGGCGCGTTCCAGGGCTCAAGGCCGCTTTCGAGCGAGATAAAGATAAAAGAAGGCTATGAGCCGATAGTAAGCTGCCTCCTTGGGGACGTATTCCTGGCGGATAATATCGAGGCCGCCTTCACGGCCTGGAAAGACAGCGGCGGCTTCCGCACCTTCGTAACGCCTGACGGCGAGACAATAGACGCCCAGGGCGTTATCACAGGCGGGTCGGCCCTCTCCGACAGCGGCATCCTCCAGAGAAGGGGCGAGATAAAAAAGGTCCGCTCTGAGGCCTCACGCCTTGAAGGCTCTATCGCCTCCATGGAAGGCGGGCTTAAAACCGTCGAGGAGACGATACAGTCGACAAAGGCGCATCTCGACAGCCTCCGGGAAAAGCTCCACAGAGCCGAGATAGAGAAGGTCAACCTCTCAAGCGAGCTTAAGCGCGGGGAGGACGATCTCGAAAGGCTCCGCAGAAACCGCGAGACCTTCACAGCCGAATGCGCCCAGGCTGCCGCCAGGCTCGCCGGGATAGCTGACAAGAAAGCGGCCCTGTCGGTTGAAAGGGAGGGCCTTGAGAAGGCCCTGGCCGAGAAGGAAGAGGCCATAGCCCTGCTCTCTAACGAGATATCCGCCCTCGCGGGAAGAAAAGATGAGCTATCGAATATCGTTACCGAGGTAAGGGTAAAACTGGCGAGTTCGCGTGAGCGCCTTGAGGCCCTTAAAAGAGAGATAGCCGAAAAGGAGCGCTCCGTCGAGGAGACCGGGCGGAAGATAGAAACCCGCGGGGCCGATATCGAAAAGGGGCGCGCCGAGATAGCTGAGAAGGAGAGCGGCCTCGCAGAATTAAAGGACGCGCTAAACGGCCTCCTTTCAGGGATAGACGGCATAAGGAAAGAAGAGACTCAAAAGGCCGAGACACTTGAATCGATAAACAGCCAGATAAAGGCCGCTGAGCACGAGCTGAAGGAGCTCAAGGGCAGGTACTCCGAGCTTCAGGAATTGAAGGGCGATCTCACTATAGAGACAAAAGAGATGGAGCTTGCCATCTCAAACCTGAACGACAGGCTGACAGAGAAGTACTCAACGTCCGTGGAGGAGTACGCCCCGGCCGAAGGTGAGGCAGCCCCTCAGATAGAGGCGCTCGAGGAGCAAAGGACCGATCTTCGGGAGAAGATAACGTCGCTCGGCGATGTAAGCCTTTCCGCCCTCGAGGAATACAACGAGCTTGAGACAAGGCACCAGTTCCTCCTTGACCAGCAAGCCGACCTGACGAAGTCGGTGGAGAGCCTCCACACGGCCATACAGAGGATAAACAGGACCACCAGGGAGAAGTTCCGGTCCACGTTCGACGAGATAAACGCCAAGTTCCAGGAGACCTTCCCGAGGTTCTTTAACGGCGGCAGGGCTGAGCTGAGACTTACGGAGGAAGGGGACATCCTCGAAGCCGGCGTAGAGATCGCGGCGCAGCCCCCCGGGAAGCGCCTTCAGAACATAACGCTACTTTCAGGCGGCGAGAAGGCGCTCACGGCCACCGCCCTCATCTTCGCCATCTTCCTCATAAAGCCGAGCCCGTTCTGCATCCTCGATGAGGTCGACGCGCCGCTCGACGACGCCAACATCGACAGGTTCAACCTGTTCGTGAAGGACATGTCGAAGATAAGCCAGTTCCTCCTCATAACGCATAACAAAAAGACGATGGAGATGGCAGACACCCTCTACGGGATAACCATGCAGGAGCCAGGTGTCTCCAAGGTCTTGTCACTCAGGCTCTAA